Genomic DNA from Inediibacterium massiliense:
TCTTCAGCCGTATAAGTAAAAGGGGCCTTCATATAGGTAACCAAAACTTCATCAATCACATGTTTTGTACTAGGATCTATTATTTTTCCATGAGTTAATCTTCTGGATGAATACTCTTTTATAGATTTTCCTTTTGTAGGAATAAATATTTGATCTAATATTTTTATAGAATCTGGTCCACTTAATCTTACAATCCCAATACCAGCTTCTCCTGGTGCAGTAGCAATAGCTGCGATTGTATCACTCATCTTCTCACCTCTTTATCAAAATCAATATCTATTTTATATCAAAAATTCTCATCTTGCTACGATAACTATTCCATTATATGAAAAAATTTTTTTTACTTCTATAATAGTATGCCTCATAAATTCAATGAAATTACAAAACAACAATAAAACCCAGTAATACCTACTGGGTTTTTACACTTATTTTGCTGCAATAACAACCTTCCTAAAAGGTTCTTCTCCTTCGCTTTTTGTATATACATAAGGATGATTTTGAAGGGTAGAATGAATAATTCTTCTTTCATATGGGTTCATAGGTTCAAGTCTAATGTCTTTTCTTTTAATCTTTACTTGATTAGCAAGCTTATTGGCAAGTCTGATTAATGTTTGCTCCCTTTTTTTCCTATATCCTTCTGTATCTACCACTACTCTTATGTAGTCATCTCGATCTTTATTGACTACTAAACTGACTAAATATTGAAGGGAATCTAGAGTTTGTCCTCTTCGTCCAATTAAGATTCCCATATCATTTCCTATAATCTCTACTTCTAATTGATCCCCATTTTGTTTTGTGTTACATTTTGCTTCTATATTCATATCTTTAAATATACTTTTTAAAAATTCTATTGCTTTATCTCCTGGAGAATCTATAATCATTACTTTTACTTTTGCTGGTTTTGTTCCAAAAAAACCTAAAATGCCTCTGCTTGGTTCTTCTAGTACTTGAATTTCTACTTGATCACGTGCAACTTTTAATTCGTCGAGGGCATTTTTCACAGCTTCTTCTACAGTTTTTCCTGCCTTCTCTGTGAATTTCATGTTATTTTAATTCCTCCTTAGTTTTTGCAGCTTTTGGCATTAAAACTTGCTGAACTATTTGGAATACATTACTTACTACCCAATATAAACTAAGTCCTGCTGGAAAACCTCTTCCCATCCATAAAATCATAATTGGAAATACCATGTTCATAGTTTTCATCGTTTGATTTTGAGCTGCATTTCCTGTACTTGCAGTATTCATAGAAAAATAAGTAGTAACAGCTGCAAGTACTGGTAATATAATCTTATCTGGTTGACTCAAATCTGATATCCACAAAAAAGCCTCATGTGTAGCATGAACAAAGCTAGGATCTGTAATATATTTTGTAGGATCTCTAAGCACTGAAAAAAGTCCAAATATAATAGGCATTTGAATTAATAACGGTAAACACCCTCCAAAAGGATTAATTTTATATTCCTTATAGAGTTCCATAGTTTTAATGTTCATTTTTTCTTTATCATTTTTATATTTTTCTTGTATTTCTTTTAATTTCGG
This window encodes:
- a CDS encoding YidC/Oxa1 family membrane protein insertase; this translates as MIAIIAKPMSLLLNWFYQLIGNYGISIILFTVIIKLILVPLTIKQLKSTRQMTEIQPKLKEIQEKYKNDKEKMNIKTMELYKEYKINPFGGCLPLLIQMPIIFGLFSVLRDPTKYITDPSFVHATHEAFLWISDLSQPDKIILPVLAAVTTYFSMNTASTGNAAQNQTMKTMNMVFPIMILWMGRGFPAGLSLYWVVSNVFQIVQQVLMPKAAKTKEELK
- the jag gene encoding RNA-binding cell elongation regulator Jag/EloR, whose product is MKFTEKAGKTVEEAVKNALDELKVARDQVEIQVLEEPSRGILGFFGTKPAKVKVMIIDSPGDKAIEFLKSIFKDMNIEAKCNTKQNGDQLEVEIIGNDMGILIGRRGQTLDSLQYLVSLVVNKDRDDYIRVVVDTEGYRKKREQTLIRLANKLANQVKIKRKDIRLEPMNPYERRIIHSTLQNHPYVYTKSEGEEPFRKVVIAAK